The Streptomyces sp. NBC_00597 DNA segment CCGTCCGTGTCGCGTGTGCCCCCTGTGCCGCCGCCTCACGCAGGGCCCGCGCGGCCCGGCGCACGTCGGCCTGCGTGGTACGCCAATTGGAGAACGCCGCACGCAGGGCGGGGGTTCCCGCGTAGACCGTGGGGGTGACGAAGACCTCCTCCTGAGCCGCCTCCCGCAGGGCCGTCAGGCGGGCCTGCGTGGGGTTTTCGGCGAGGGTGAAGCAGACGACGTTCAGGTGGACCGGGGCCAGCAGACGGAAGGCGGGGTCCTGCTCCAGTTCGGCGCCGAGGGCCCGGGCGCAGGCGATGTCGCGCTCGACGATCTCGCGGTGGCCTTCGCGGCCGTACGCGCGCAGCGTGAACCAGGCGGCGAGAGCGCGCAGTCGGTGCGAGTTCTCGGGGGTGAGGTGGACCAGGTCGGGGTGGTCGCCGAGGGGGCCGAGGTAGGCGGCGGCGTTCTGGAAGACCCGGGCCTGGAGGTCCTGGCGGCGGGTGAACTGGACCGCGCTGTCGTAGGGGACGTTCAACCACTTGTGCAGGTCGATGCAGACGGAGTCGGAGTCGTCGAGGCCGTCGACGAGGTGGGCGTGCTCCGGGGAGAGGGCGGCGAAGGCGCCGAACGCGGCGTCTGTGTGGAGCCAGAACGCGTGGCGTTCGCGGAGAGCGGAGATCGCTCGGAGGTCGTCGAAGTCCACCGTGTTGACGGTGCCGGCGTTGGCGACGACGACGGCCGGGCCGGAGGTGTCGGCGAGGGCGCGGTCCAGGGCGGCGGGATCGACGGCCTCGCGGCCGGGGAGGGTGGGGACGGGGACGAGGGAGCCGCGGCCGAGGCCGAGGACGGACAGGGCCTTCGCGATGGAGGAGTGCGGGGCTCCGGACAGGACGCGCACCGGGCCGAGGGCTGCCGCGCCGTCCTCGGAGGGCGAGACGCCGAGGCGTTCGCCGAGCCACTCGCGGGCGATGGCGAGGCCGGTGGTGTTGGACATGGTGGCGCCGCTGACGAAGGTCCCGGTGTGCGCGTCGGTGAGGCCGAAGAGCTCGCGGAGCCAGGTGGTGGTTTCGCGTTCGAGGTCCTGGCCGGCGCCGTCCAGGGCGGAGTTGGAGTTCTGGTCGTGGACGGAGGTCAACCAGTCCCCGACGAGGGCGGCGGGGGTGGCTCCGCCGGTGACGAAACCGAGGTAGCGGGGGCCGGCGGAGGCGGAGAGGCGCGGCGCCCAGCGCTGCGCGAACTCGTCGAGGGCGGATTCCGTGCCGGTGGCGTGGACGGGGAGGGGCGGCTCCGCTTGCGGCGGGGTCAGGGATACGTGGGGTACGAGCGGTACGACGGGACGGGCGTCCAGGGCTTCTAGGGCGTCGGCGGCGGTGCGGCGGGTGGCCTCCAGGAGGTCGGGGAGGCGGGCGAGGTCGGAGGCGAGCGTGCGGTCCATGGGGGCACGGTAGGGACCCGGCGGGCGCGGCGGACCGGCCAATCGGGGGTTATTGGCCGGTCCGGCGGTCCGCCGGCTCCCGTGCCGCGCCGCTGCGCGAGCGGCCCCGGGCCGCGCCCGGGCCTTCGGGGCTCCGCCCCGGACCCCGCGCCTCAAACGCCGGCGGGGCTGGAGGGCGGCGTAGGGTCGGGGGATGGTGGGGACTCGGTGGGTCGTGGGGGTTGTCGGAGTCGTCTGCTTGGCGGGGCTGGTGGTGGGGTGCGATACGCCGCCCCCGCCCGCGGCGGCGCCGGGGCCCGATCCGGTGGGGGCCGCGCCCGCCCCCCGTTCCCCGCAGCCCGGACCCTCGGCCGGCTCCCCGCAGCCGGAGGACTGTCCCGAGGGGGGCGTGCGGTTGCGGGAGGGGAGCGGGGATTCCGCGATGGGGCTCCGGGTCGCCGACATCCAGCTGGTCAACTGCGGTGCGCAGCCGTACGTGCTCCAGGGCTATCCGGAGGTCCGGCTGCTGGACAGGAAACGGGCCCCCGTGGAGGTGACGGTCGTGCACGGCGGTGAGGGGATCACCGGTGCACCGACCGGCGTGGACGGTGATCCGCAGCAGGTGGAGCTCCGGCCCGGTCAGGCGGCCGCGGTCGGGATGGTGTGGCGGAACCTGGTGACCGATACGACGGTGCCCGCCGCAGAGGGATGGGTGGTGGAGGTGACGCCGCGGGCCGGTGCGCCCCGGGTGGAACTGGAGCTGGGCCATTCCGTCGACCTCGGGAACACCGGGAAGCTCGGGATCGGCCCCTGGAAGGCCATGGCCCGCTGACCGCCCCGTCCGTCCCGTCCGGCTCGGTGGGCCCGGCAGACGGCGTACCGCGTACGGGCTGCACCGTGCCGGAGCCGCCGTAGCCGGACGGGCGGCGGGCGGGCGTACGCCGGCGGTTCGGGCCGGAGCGCCGGCTACGCGGTGGCGCCGACCCGAGTGCGCCGGCCGGCCCTGCTGCCCAGCCCCGGCGCATCCGGTTCGGCTACGCCGGCACGGTCGTCCCGCCCCGGCGCAGGGCCCAGCGGGCCGGGAGGAGGGTGGCGGCCAGGCCCAGGGCCAGGGCGGTGGCCGCGAAGGAGGCGTACAGCACGGGTGGGATGTGCGGGGGCGCCCCGGTGAGGGCCTTGGTCAGCGGGAACAGGGTGGCCAGGGCGATCGCACTGCCGAGGGCGACGCCCGTGCCGCCGATCAGGAGGGCCTCCCAACGGAGCATGCGGAGCACTTGGCGGCGGGTGGAGCCGACGAGGCGCAGCATCCGCAGTTCGCGGCGGCGGTCGAGGACGGTCATCACGAGGGTGTTGGCGGCGGTGACGGCGGCGAAGCCGCCGAGGACGGCCGCCATGGTGGTGTTGGCCCAGGCGTTGACCTCGCGGTCCAGGTTCTGGGCGGTGGTCCAGGCCGAGGCGGTCACTGCCGGGCCGAGGCCTGACGGGACCGGGCCGCGGATCAGCAGTTCGGTGGGGTGCCCGGCCGTGGTGTGGCCGGTGAGGTCCGCCGCCGGGAGGGTGATCTGGCCGAGGCCGAGGCCGCGGGTGTAGACGGCCACGATTTCGGGGGTGACCGGGGCCCCGTCGGGGAGGCGGAGTTCGATGCGGTCGCCGACGGTGGCGTGTGCGGAGTCGGCGAGGCTGCGGTCCACGGCCACGGTGCCGGGCCGGAGCGCGGCGAGGCTGCCTTCGCGTACGCCCGGGTCCTGGACGGTGGTGAGGTCGCCGGCGACGCCCTGTGCTGAGGCGGGGCGCAGCGAGCGTTCGGCGCCGGTGCCGGACATCGCGAGGACGGAGGTGCGGGTGATCGCGACGCCCGCGCGGGTGGCGTCGGAGGGCGGGTCGGCGATCACGTGGTCGGCGAGCAGTCCGGCTTCCTGTTGCTGGCGGACGGCCCGTTCCTCGCTGGTGTGCAGGAAGACCAGGGTCGAGGAGAAGGCCATGGCGAGCACGATGGGGGTGATGGCGGAGGCGAACCGGCGGGCGTTGGTCCGGGAGTTGGCGGCTGCGAGCGAGCCGGACGGGCCGCCGGCGCGCAGCGGGAGGCCGAGTACGGCGGCGCAGGCGCGGGCGATCAGGGGGCCGAGCAGGGCCACGGCCAGCATGAAGAGCATGACGACGCCGAGCGCGGCGTTGGCGGCGTCCTCGCCGCGGCCGGTGGTGGCCAGGGCCGCGCAGGCGATGCCGCCGGCGAGGGCGGCGATGCCCAGGGGCGTACGGATCCACCCCGGGCGCAGGCGTTCCACGGCGGCTTCGGCGAGGGCGCGGCCGGGCCGGATCCGGGCGGGTCGGCGGGCGGCGGCCCAGCCGGCGAGCAGGGCGGTGACGAGGCCGGTGCCGACGGCTGCGA contains these protein-coding regions:
- a CDS encoding aspartate aminotransferase family protein → MDRTLASDLARLPDLLEATRRTAADALEALDARPVVPLVPHVSLTPPQAEPPLPVHATGTESALDEFAQRWAPRLSASAGPRYLGFVTGGATPAALVGDWLTSVHDQNSNSALDGAGQDLERETTTWLRELFGLTDAHTGTFVSGATMSNTTGLAIAREWLGERLGVSPSEDGAAALGPVRVLSGAPHSSIAKALSVLGLGRGSLVPVPTLPGREAVDPAALDRALADTSGPAVVVANAGTVNTVDFDDLRAISALRERHAFWLHTDAAFGAFAALSPEHAHLVDGLDDSDSVCIDLHKWLNVPYDSAVQFTRRQDLQARVFQNAAAYLGPLGDHPDLVHLTPENSHRLRALAAWFTLRAYGREGHREIVERDIACARALGAELEQDPAFRLLAPVHLNVVCFTLAENPTQARLTALREAAQEEVFVTPTVYAGTPALRAAFSNWRTTQADVRRAARALREAAAQGAHATRTARTAAKGTT
- a CDS encoding DUF4232 domain-containing protein; translated protein: MVGTRWVVGVVGVVCLAGLVVGCDTPPPPAAAPGPDPVGAAPAPRSPQPGPSAGSPQPEDCPEGGVRLREGSGDSAMGLRVADIQLVNCGAQPYVLQGYPEVRLLDRKRAPVEVTVVHGGEGITGAPTGVDGDPQQVELRPGQAAAVGMVWRNLVTDTTVPAAEGWVVEVTPRAGAPRVELELGHSVDLGNTGKLGIGPWKAMAR
- a CDS encoding FtsX-like permease family protein, with product MLLRPNGLARAAVRFRPAAFAGTFIALLMTVTIVSACGILLESGVRADVPPTRYAHAPVVVASDQQIRQQVGSGDGAYEEVVRVPERARVDAALLERLAPLGRTVPDVVFPVRGDAGAAVEASGWGSAAFTRAQLTRGRAAAAPGEVVLGTGAGAGARAGAGAGGGAGTSAGAGAGAPGDRITLDTPVGKRQFLVVGHAGGTGVWFSDAEARTLSGHPGALDAVVLLDADPARVRAAVDGRAQVLTGSARAVDPQLAGARELLMALGGSFGGTATLVAVFTAAATVALSVGQRSREFALLRAVGATPRQIRRTVATEALLVAPAAGLLGCIPGIGLAAWWFGQLRAKGAIPAGVELTVSWIPLVAAVGTGLVTALLAGWAAARRPARIRPGRALAEAAVERLRPGWIRTPLGIAALAGGIACAALATTGRGEDAANAALGVVMLFMLAVALLGPLIARACAAVLGLPLRAGGPSGSLAAANSRTNARRFASAITPIVLAMAFSSTLVFLHTSEERAVRQQQEAGLLADHVIADPPSDATRAGVAITRTSVLAMSGTGAERSLRPASAQGVAGDLTTVQDPGVREGSLAALRPGTVAVDRSLADSAHATVGDRIELRLPDGAPVTPEIVAVYTRGLGLGQITLPAADLTGHTTAGHPTELLIRGPVPSGLGPAVTASAWTTAQNLDREVNAWANTTMAAVLGGFAAVTAANTLVMTVLDRRRELRMLRLVGSTRRQVLRMLRWEALLIGGTGVALGSAIALATLFPLTKALTGAPPHIPPVLYASFAATALALGLAATLLPARWALRRGGTTVPA